A single window of Ictalurus furcatus strain D&B chromosome 3, Billie_1.0, whole genome shotgun sequence DNA harbors:
- the gdf10a gene encoding growth/differentiation factor 10 — translation MALKCTVLAHLLLFSIKCVLAHEVSDFVLDVSPDEVSDSTEMDRVSQHMFKLYEKYNRESHWPKNANTVRSFKAKLESLEQQVLYHLNLTLLQDSEAVLSSTLHFLFDKRLRQRSWFCKRFRGPYCRIQNLHYLPSFHLLFRSFSCDSHLGSLLGNITFYPHSRGIWQTKDVSQIIKEARLRKQAMITLEFDYGKKYQRYQDRLSAFSQPYILVYANDQAISEPNSVSMSLQRYDPFPADEKPTQSSKTSPDMRVKRDLYFPDPIQNNELPEVEYNSFKEHDKWESTYLALKPKPTKKEQRKKDQGHDDGPNKLQVLSFDEKTMKKARRRQWREPRVCSRRYLKVDFADIGWSEWILSPKSFDAYYCAGTCEFPMPKVVRPSNHATIQSIVKTVGIIPGIPEPCCVPEKMNPLSVLFLDEAKNIVLKNYPDMSVETCSCR, via the exons atGGCGTTGAAATGCACCGTTTTGGCGCACCTACTGCTCTTTTCGATCAAATGTGTACTTGCTCATGAAGTGTCAGACTTTGTGTTGGATGTCTCACCTGATGAAGTCAGTGACAGCACGGAAATGGACAGAGTTTCACAGCATATGTTCAAACTCTACGAGAAATACAACAGGGAATCGCACTGGCCAAAAAATGCAAATACTGTGAGGAGTTTTAAAGCCAAGCTTG AAAGCTTGGAACAACAAGTTTTATATCACCTAAATCTAACTTTGCTTCAAGATTCTGAGGCCGTTCTCAGCTCCACACTTCACTTCTTATTTGACAAACGGCTACGCCAGAGGTCCTGGTTCTGCAAGCGCTTCCGCGGTCCTTACTGTCGCATCCAGAACCTTCACTACTTACCttcatttcatcttttattcAGAAGTTTTTCGTGTGATTCACATTTGGGCTCATTGCTTGGGAACATCACTTTTTACCCACATAGTAGAGGGATATGGCAAACCAAGGATGTGTCTCAAATCATAAAGGAAGCAAGACTCAGGAAACAGGCCATGATAACACTGGAATTTGACTATGGCAAAAAATATCAGAGGTATCAGGATCGCTTGTCAGCCTTCAGCCAGCCATACATACTAGTGTATGCCAATGACCAAGCCATTTCAGAGCCCAACAGTGTTTCCATGAGCTTACAGAGGTATGATCCATTCCCTGCAGATGAGAAGCCCACTCAGTCTTCAAAAACCTCACCTGATATGCGGGTTAAAAGGGACTTGTATTTTCCTGACCCTATCCAGAACAATGAACTTCCTGAGGTGGAGTATAACAGCTTCAAGGAGCATGATAAGTGGGAAAGCACTTATCTAGCACTGAAGCCAAAGCCTACTAAAAAggagcagagaaagaaagatcaaGGGCATGATGATGGACCGAACAAGTTACAGGTTCTTAGCTTTGATGAGAAAACCATGAAGAAAGCACGGAGGAGACAGTGGAGAGAGCCTCGCGTCTGTTCCAGGAGGTACCTGAAGGTGGATTTTGCAGATATCGGCTGGAGTGAATGGATCTTGTCTCCTAAATCCTTTGACGCCTACTACTGTGCAGGAACATGTGAATTTCCCATGCCTAAG GTTGTTCGCCCTTCCAACCATGCAACCATTCAAAGTATAGTGAAGACAGTTGGTATCATTCCAGGCATCCCAGAGCCCTGTTGTGTACCTGAGAAAATGAACCCTCTCAGCGTCCTCTTCCTGGACGAAGCCAAAAACATTGTATTAAAGAACTACCCTGATATGTCAGTGGAGACGTGTTCCTGTCGATAG